The genomic interval CGTGCGGCGCGCCCGACGAATCGCGCAGTCACTTCAAAGCGATGGAACTCATGGAGCGCGGCGTGGACGATGAGCGCGGCCCCGCCTCGGGCTGGATCGGTCGTCACCTCGCCACGTTGAATACGGGCAACTCGTCGCCTCTGCGCGCGGTGGGGATGGGGACTCGTCCGCAACGGAGTCTGAGCGGAAGCGTCCCAGTCTCTGCCCTGCGTTCGATCGCGGACTTTCATCTCGGCGGTGATCCGCGCGCTCTGCAACAAATGCGCGCCGCGTTGAACATCGTGTATGAAGATGACGTGCTTGGGCAGGATACGTTATCCATTATGGATACTCTCGAAACGCTCGACCCAAACAATTACCAATCCCCCTTTACCACTTACCCCGACTCCGAATTTGGTCTCGCGCTCAAACAAACCACCATGCTCATCAAAGCGGAAGTGGGACTCGAAGTCTCAGCCATTGACGTGGGCGGCTGGGACACGCACTTCGCGCAAGGCTCGACGACTGGCATCATGCCGAATCTCATGAAAGATTTGGCAGATGGCATGGCGGCTTTCCACGCCGATATGCAGGAACACATGAAGAATCTCACCGTTGTCACCATGTCTGAGTTTGGTCGTCGCGCCTCTGAAAATGGAAGCCTCGGCACCGATCACGGTCACGGAAGCATGATGATGGTCATGGGCGGCAACGTGGACGGCGGCAAAGTCCACGGCGAGTGGCCCGGGCTGGAGGATGGTCAAATGATCGGACCAGGCGACCTCGCCGTCACGACCGATTACCGCGATGTGCTGTCCGAAGTGTTGCAGAAGCGATTGAACAACCCCGCCACCGATCAAATCTTCCCCGATTACTCGCCTGTGATGAGGAATTTGTTGAAATAATAAATTGTGATATGTCATGCTTAGGAGCGAAGCGACGAAGCATCTCTGACACCGTCGTAGAGACCCTTCGCTGTCGCTCAGGGTGACATGCCAAACATGAATTACAATCCATCGCACGATGGATTCGCAAAACAAGATTGTCTCAGCGTTCGATAAAACTCTCCTCGTTGGTCTGGGATGCGGCGTCCTCGTGCTGTGCGGCATCATCGCGTGGTTTGCGTACATCGTTCAAAACTTGCCCATCCCATCAACTGAATCCACGCAACTCGCTCCACCAACACAAACCCCCAATTCTCCAATCCTCCAATTCTCCTCACCACTCCCTCCTCCCACCGAAACTCTATCTCCCACCTCCATCCCAAACTTCAACGACTCTCCTCCAACAGGAAAAATCGTTTTCGCCTGTTACATCAAACAGATTGACCAGATCTGCCTGATGAACGCGGATGGCACAGGGCGCGAACAACTCACAGACTTCGACGCGACCGCGTTCTACCCATCGCTTTCACCCGACGGGCAAACGATTTACTTTTCCTCCAAACGCAGCGGCGGATTTGAAATCTACTCCATCGGAATCAACGGCGACGGACTGCAACGCCTCACGCGCGATATCGGCAGTCTCTACGCCCCCGAACTTTCCCCCAGCGGAGAGTTGATCGTCTTCGCCAAATCGGGCGACGGACTCTGGGTAATGAAACCCGACGGCGATAACCCGCGTCCGTTCACGGATCGCGACGACATTGACCCCACCTGGTCACCCGACGGTTCGATGATCGCTTTCGCCTCCTCGCGCAGTGGACAACGTCAATTGTTCGTGATGAATGCCGACGGCTCGAACATTCAACAAGTGACCGACTTGAACAACGTGGGCGGACGCAGTACCTGGTCACCCGATGGGACTCGACTCGCGTTCTATCGCGGTCCCGCAGGGGACCACGACATCTACATCATCAACATTGACGGCACAGGGCTGGTGCGACTCACGCACGGCGGCGATAACCTCGGTCCCTCGTGGTCGCCCGATGGCATCTGGATCGCCTTCACCTCCTTCCGCGACGGCAACAACGAAATCTACATCATCCACCCCGGCGGGACAGGCTTGACTCGGCTCACGAATAACTCAATCTCCGATTGGCAACCGAGGTGGGGAAGGTAGGTTAGGGTTGCAAACATTTTCTGCACCCTTGTCGCGTATCCCAAAATAGGATATTATTACCAGTATGACAATAAAACAATTAGATTTTCTTGAACAGAAAAAAAATGGCATATCAAAAAGAATTCAAGGTGGGATTTCCACAACAGATGTCGTGGTGTCTGCTTCCGTTAATGGAAATTCCGAAATTTTTCCTCAAATACTCACTTTGCATGTTCCTGAAGGTTCAAAAATTGCTGACGTTACATATGGCAATGGAGTGTTTTGGCGAAATGTAGAATTGTCAAAATACGAACTTGCCAAGAGCGACATTGCTTCGGGTGTTGATTGTAGGAAATTGCCATATGAAAACGAAAGTTTTGACGCATTGGTTCTAGATCCTCCGTACATGGAAGGACTATTACGAAATAACAAAGAGCACAAAGCGGGAAACGGCTCGTTTTCCGCATTTAGAAATTATTATTCGAATGGCGATGAAGAAAATGGGGGAGCGAAATGGCATGCCGCCGTGACAGACCTTTATTTCAAAGCAGGCGCAGAAGCGTATCGAGTGTTGCGGTCAAATGGCGTACTGATTGTTAAATGCCAAGACGAAGTATCTGCGAATCGCCAGTGGCTCACACATGTAGAAATAATCAACCACTATGAAAAAATGGGGTTTTATACCAAAGATCTTTTTGTTGTGGTTAGAACAAATAAAGCAGGAATTTCACGATTGATTAAGCAAAAACATGCCCGAAAGAATCATAGCTATTTTCTTGTGTTTATCAAATTGACCAAGAACAAAAACGGAAAATCTTTGCCTCGTTCAAGATGATTTTTGTTGGATTAGTTTGTCAAGTAAAGCAAATGGGTTGTCAGTAAAAGGCGGTTGTAAAGCCCATTCAATGGTAATGAGAGATGGCAATAAATGTTTTCGCTGATAAGCTGTGTACTTTGAATAAGTGTTTTCAGGTAATTCTGAGTTGAGCGCAAAAGCAAAACGCCATTGTTCTCCAAAAGCAAAACAATTTACAGCCAATAAATCGAACTCGCCTCTGAGCAGGCAGGTTGTATTCAGTTTGGTTTTATTAGGAAACGTAACCACTCGTCTGTCACTTGCGTCAACTTGGGCTCTTCCTGTCCATTTTCCACTGCCAAGATTTTTCACGCTGTTTGTTTGCAAACTCTTAACTTCTATAAGAAAAGTATGACCTTTATAAACTATCCGTCGATCTCCTTTCTTATTCCTGTCATGATCGTCGCCTTTTTCTTTTTCGGAAATGTCAGGATGACTCAGGTATTTATCATGGAATTTCTTTTCTGCAACATAGCCCAATAAAATCCCACGTAAACTCGGATTTTGGTCCACAAGTTCAGTGAGTTCGCGCTCAGTTATTCCCCAACGCTTTAAAATCGATTGTGTTTTAACCACCATCAATCTCCAATTGCTGAATAATTGTTGCAGGATTTACCTTTAGAGCTTTACACACTTCAAGAAACTCGATGATATCTAACCGTCTTTCGCCGCTTTCGTATTTTGAGACAAAGGATTGTGGTTTTTCCAACAGAGTGGCAACCTCGACTTGCGTTAGTCCTTTTTTGCGCCTTGCATCAAGTAAAACATCTCGCAGTTGGTTATGTGCGTCGCGCCTTTTCATGAGCAAATTTTATATCCTAATTCAGAATATCCAAAATTAGGATATTGACTAGGTGTCGTAAAGCCAAGAATCTACCTAATAAAACGGACGATGGGTAAGGTGGATACCAAGGTCTATTTACGGTCCCCCCATCTCCACCGTCCAATAGCCTCCAAAACTGCTTGTCCTCACAAACACATACCCCACCCCGATCTCAGTGACGCGCGAATTGAGGACGTTGTCCCATTGAAGCGGATCGAGTTTCCATTGATTCATCGCGTCGCCTGGCAGACCGAAAGCGAGAAGTTCAACATAATACGCGGACGTGTATCCCGCGTTGAGCAGGCGTTTGCCAGTCCACAACCCGTCTGAGCCGCGTTGCTTGAAGAAATCGTTGCACGCCATGTCGAGGCTGTGACCCTGCGCGGCGGCAGTGAGTTGCGGATTCACCGTCAGCGCGGCGCGACCCACATCCGCGCGGGCTTGGTTGATGCGGTCAATCAGTTGTTGGACATACTCGGCGTTGGTCGTGTAATAACAATTCGTCGTGCCGATCTGCACCGACGTTTCGCCGACGGCGATCTTCACCCAGAATGTTTTTTCGATTCCAATCGGCACAAGCTCGCCGCGCTCGTTGAGCAACTTGAAACTGCCGAGATATTGACCGTCAATGGATGGCGCGACGAGATCAACGGAAATATCCACGTCTGATTTTGCGGCGGTCTCAGGGACGGGAACCGAATCGGGCGCGCTCATCCGTTCGCCTGAGGCGAAGACAACGGTATACCCTTTCCAGTCGCATGTGCCAGAGTTTTGCAACTTCCATGTTTTGGTGAACGATTCGCCCTTTTCGAAATTCGTGTTGTCGGGGATCGTCACATCTTCGACGAACGCCGCGCTGTCGCGGCAACTTGGCGTAAGCGTGGGAGCCGAGGGGTCGAGCGTCGCTGTCGCGGTGGGCGGAATCGGCGTCGGGACGGTGAGTCCCTGCTTGGTGGGCGGCAGGGTAGACGTCACGAAAAGAATCGGCGCATCCGTCGGCGCGCCTTCCGATGAAACGGTCACGCATGAAGAGAGGAGAATTAAGAGGAGTGGGAGAATTTTTTTGTACATATTACTCTCTGCCATGTCATTCTGAGGAGCCGCGTAGCGGCGACGAAGAATCTCCGTCACGTTGCGCGAGACTCTTCGGTCGCTGGGGAGCGCTCCCTCAGAGTGACATGGCGTCAAAACATTATCATCTGTGATTTGGATTTTTCGAGCGGATCGCTGGCAATCTGCTCCTCGAACGTCTCGCGCGTCAATACTGGGACTTCAAGCATGGCGCGCAATAAGCGATATTTCACCAGCCGATAATTTTTCAAACGCGCCGCGAGGGCGGGGTCGCGCCCCGCTTTGTATGCGATCAACGACGCGCGCCCGCCAGGGATGACGAGGATCGTCTGCTCGGGCGAATACGGTGTTTCGGCGATTGCGCGACCAACGAGGGCTGAAGCAAGCACATAAAAAGCAAACTGGATCGAACCGTTTTCCTCCCACACGTGATTTTTATCCGCGAGGCTGGTGGAATATCCCAACCGCTTGCCGACGAGTTCAAGCATCGGGATGATCGTATCGCGTTCGTTGCGCCGCGCAGAAGCGACATCCTCCGCGCGCAACTTCAACGACGCGCCGTCGCGCTCCGCGTAGGAATCCAACACCGCGTAGATCATCGCTTTCGATGGCGTGAGCAAACCCGTAAAGCGCGGATACAAGTCATCTTCGATCTCGAGATAAATGCTGTTCGGATTCTTTTGCAAGAACGTGACGATTGCAACCTCCACGCGGTCTGCGAGAGACTCGACGGAGCGCGGACTTAAGTCCGCCCCACGTTCGGCAAGCGGACTGAAGTCCGCGCTCCAGAGTCCCGTCTCCACACTCTCGCCCGACGAATAATGAACAAACCGTTCATCCTCCGACAACGCCGATTGGATCAACGCGTTCGTCGCGCGCATGGCTTCGTCGAACTCCTGCATTTTATTTTTCAACGCGTGCGCCTCCGCCAACGCGATCAACCCTGCCGCGTGGACGTGCAAATAACTCGCAGGTTCGCCGCGCTCGATGAGATGCGCATGGATCGCTTCGCGCACAACCGCGACATCGGGTTCATTGGCTTCACGTTTTAAATGCTCTCCGCGATTCCATAAAATTTGAATCGGGTCATGTTCGGTTCGCAACGCAACGCTTTTCAAATCGAATCCTGCCGCGCCTGCCGCCGTAAGCGCCGACGTGAGAAACGGCGGTTCAGGCTCGGGCATGAATCCAAAGAAGGGCGTGCCGAGCGGCAACAACTCAAACAGATGCGCGAACGCGGCGTGCAAAGCCGTCGCATTCCAAGCCCAGTCATACCGCCTACGACGCAGCGCGATCTTATATGGTTCCACCGCCTCGCGCCCCCACAGCCAACCCGCCCACAACGCCGAGAGAGTCCAAAACGCCTGATTGGGACGCGGCAATGAACCGATCACCGCGGCAATCGGAATTTCTTTTTTGACTTCATGCGCCAACTCTTTGAGACGACCTTCATAGATGCACACCCCTCCGCTTTCTGGAATCTTATTGGGCCACGCTTCAAACACGATGGGTGAGCCTGTTTCAGTCCAGAGACTTAATCCACGCTCCAGCATTTTCCACAAGTTGTGCTCGCGGAATTGACTCGGGATGTTAAGTTGTTTCGGTCGCGGACGTGTCGGCGGATGATCCCACAACGTGTTGCCCGCATCGCACGCAACGAGGATCAACGCGTTCAACGCGCGTTTGCGTTCAG from Candidatus Defluviilinea gracilis carries:
- a CDS encoding PD40 domain-containing protein, with amino-acid sequence MDSQNKIVSAFDKTLLVGLGCGVLVLCGIIAWFAYIVQNLPIPSTESTQLAPPTQTPNSPILQFSSPLPPPTETLSPTSIPNFNDSPPTGKIVFACYIKQIDQICLMNADGTGREQLTDFDATAFYPSLSPDGQTIYFSSKRSGGFEIYSIGINGDGLQRLTRDIGSLYAPELSPSGELIVFAKSGDGLWVMKPDGDNPRPFTDRDDIDPTWSPDGSMIAFASSRSGQRQLFVMNADGSNIQQVTDLNNVGGRSTWSPDGTRLAFYRGPAGDHDIYIINIDGTGLVRLTHGGDNLGPSWSPDGIWIAFTSFRDGNNEIYIIHPGGTGLTRLTNNSISDWQPRWGR
- a CDS encoding DUF1501 domain-containing protein; its protein translation is MLQTLPTLQQKSWMPRLAFAPHNVAPRGDTLVVIFLRGAADILNMVVPHGEEAYYAMRPTLGVARPDDSGKKKEERVLDLDGFFGFHPSMNSLLDSWYSNQLAIIHACGAPDESRSHFKAMELMERGVDDERGPASGWIGRHLATLNTGNSSPLRAVGMGTRPQRSLSGSVPVSALRSIADFHLGGDPRALQQMRAALNIVYEDDVLGQDTLSIMDTLETLDPNNYQSPFTTYPDSEFGLALKQTTMLIKAEVGLEVSAIDVGGWDTHFAQGSTTGIMPNLMKDLADGMAAFHADMQEHMKNLTVVTMSEFGRRASENGSLGTDHGHGSMMMVMGGNVDGGKVHGEWPGLEDGQMIGPGDLAVTTDYRDVLSEVLQKRLNNPATDQIFPDYSPVMRNLLK
- a CDS encoding helix-turn-helix transcriptional regulator — protein: MKRRDAHNQLRDVLLDARRKKGLTQVEVATLLEKPQSFVSKYESGERRLDIIEFLEVCKALKVNPATIIQQLEIDGG
- a CDS encoding site-specific DNA-methyltransferase produces the protein MTIKQLDFLEQKKNGISKRIQGGISTTDVVVSASVNGNSEIFPQILTLHVPEGSKIADVTYGNGVFWRNVELSKYELAKSDIASGVDCRKLPYENESFDALVLDPPYMEGLLRNNKEHKAGNGSFSAFRNYYSNGDEENGGAKWHAAVTDLYFKAGAEAYRVLRSNGVLIVKCQDEVSANRQWLTHVEIINHYEKMGFYTKDLFVVVRTNKAGISRLIKQKHARKNHSYFLVFIKLTKNKNGKSLPRSR
- a CDS encoding restriction endonuclease, producing the protein MVKTQSILKRWGITERELTELVDQNPSLRGILLGYVAEKKFHDKYLSHPDISEKEKGDDHDRNKKGDRRIVYKGHTFLIEVKSLQTNSVKNLGSGKWTGRAQVDASDRRVVTFPNKTKLNTTCLLRGEFDLLAVNCFAFGEQWRFAFALNSELPENTYSKYTAYQRKHLLPSLITIEWALQPPFTDNPFALLDKLIQQKSS